Part of the Oscillibacter hominis genome is shown below.
GCATTGTATGCCACAGAGCAAAAAAAGTCAAGAACTGCCTGAAAGGTTGCTTTTTCTCACCAACTTGGGTAGAATGTGCTAAAAAGGAGGGAAATCGGTGAAGCGGGTGTTGAAATGGGGGCTTTGCCTCCTGCTTGTGCTGATTCTGGCTGTGGCGGGATATGTGATCTACGCCTATGCAGCCTATTACCGGGTGGAAGACGGGCTGGAGCTGGACGTCAACCGCAATCAGGAGGCCCGGGTGGAAGCGGATACATTATATAAAATAGTGTCTTATAATGTGGGGTTTGGCGCCTACAGTGCCGACTACAGTTTTTTCATGGATGGAGGCCGGGAATCCCGGGCCAGATCCAAAGAAGCGGTGGAGGAGAATATCGGCGGCGCCCTGGAAGCGGTGGCCTCCCAGAATCCTCAATTCGTCCTGTTCCAGGAGGTGGACATAGGCTCCACCCGGAGTTATCAGGCAGATGAGCGGGCGATGATCCAGGAGCGGATGGCAGGGTATGGCGGGGTGTTCGCCCAGAATTACGATTCCCCCTATCTTTTCTGGCCGCTGAACGAGCCCCACGGAAAGTCCCGGTCCGGTATGCTGACCCTTTCCGCGTACCGAATTGGAGAGAGCCGGCGCCGAAGCCTTCCCGTGGAGGAGGGGCTGTGGAAGTTTCTGGATTTGGACCGCTGCTACAGCGTAAGCCGCCTTCCAGTGGACAACGGGAGGGAGCTGGTGCTGATCAATGCCCACCTGTCGGCCTACACCAAGGACGGGAGCATTGCGGACGCACAGCTTCGTCAGCTTGCGGCCCAGATGCTGGAGGAGTACCAAAAGGGGAACTATGTGATCTGCGGCGGCGACTTCAACAAGGACTTGCTGGGGGATTCTTCCGCCGTGTTCGGCGTCTCGGGGGAGGAGTACAGCTGGGCCCAGCCGTTTCCCGTGGACTCAGTGCCGGAGGGGTTTACCTTGGTGGCGCCCCTGGATGAGGAACGCCCGGTGGCGTCCTGCCGCAACGCGGACCGGCCCTATGACGCCGCCACCGCATACACGCTGACGGTTGACGGATTTCTGGTCTCCGACAACGTGTCCGTGGAAAAGGGAAGCGTGGTGGATACCGGCTTTGCCTGGTCGGACCACAATCCGGTCTATCTGGACTTCCGCCTGAACGGTGAAACTTAGGGAAGCGGAAGAATCAGCCCCGGGCTTTGTAAAAGCAATCAAGAACCGTCCAGCCAAATAGGCTGGACGGTCCTTTTTATAATCGTATGCCCTTCACATCTTTGATGCGGCGCAGAATCGTTTCGCAGGTTACATGCACCAGCCCGGGCAGTTTGTAGACCACGTCGGTGATCAGGTGTTCCAGTTCCCCGTCATTGCTGACCACCGCGTGCGCGTGCAGCTTGGAACCGCCCGTCATCAAATAGATCTGGGTGATGTTCGGGGTCTGCTGCAGTCGCGCGATGGCCTCCTCAACGCACTGGGGCTCCAATTCCAAATCCAGATAGAGTGATACCGTGTTCTCCAGTTTCGCAAGGTTGATTACCGTGACATACTTATCGATGATGCCGGCCGACTCCAGCGCCTGCACCCTTGCCTTTGCGGCCACTCGGGAAAGGCCCACGGCGCTGCCGACGTCGACATAGGACATCCGAGCATTTTCGGACAGCAGGTCCAGGATTTTTTCGTCAATTTCATCAAGGTCTTTAAAGCCTTTAAACATATGCATTTCTCCTTGAAATTCAGTGATTTTCATTATATTTCATCTGGTGGGTTTGTGCAATACGTAAATTATCATTGGAAATGGAATAATCCTTGAAAAAAGCTTGCAATTTATTTTAGAAAGTTATAGCATAATTTATGTAAATAATAATTCCTGTTTTGATTTTCAATCGAATAAGTTACCAGACGTTCTGAAAGTAATCCGAGTTTCATACCATATGGTTTTCTTTTCATAGTCTCTTCGCCGTGTAGTTTTGTGTAGGAGGTTCTTTATGAAAGATTTTATTGAAACAACCTGGACGTATTTTCATGAGCATCCTGAACTTGGCTTTGAGGAATTTGCAACCACAAAGCACATTGTCGAGTTGCTGGAGGGGTTTGGCTATGCGCCAAAGGTGTTCCCCGCAGGCACGGGAGCCGTCGCGGTGCTGGACTCCGGCTGCCCCGGCCCTGTGCTGGGCCTGCGCGCGGACATTGACTGCCTCGCGTTCACGACTGACGGGAAGGTGGAGAAGTACCACGCCTGCGGGCATGACGGCAACATTACGATGCTGCTGGCTGCGGCCAAACAGCTCAAAGAAGATGGAATCAAAAGGGGAAAGGTGTACTTTATTTTCCAGCCTGCGGAAGAGACCCTGAAAGGGTCCTTGTCCGTGATCGAGAGCGGGTACATCAGCGATATGGAGGAGATTGTCGGCATGCACCTCCAGCCGGACCAGGAGGAGCAATACGGGCATGCCGCGCCCCGGCTGCTTCATAAGTCTTACGGCCGGGTGGAGGTCACTGTCCATGGGCGAAACGCCCATGCCTCCCTGCCTTATCTTGGGATCAATGCCACGGAAGCCGGCGTCCAGATTGTCAACGCGGTCAACTGCATCCGCTGCGACGCCCGCTCACCCTATTCGTGCAAGGTCACAATTTTCAAGGCGGATGGCAGCAGCCACAATACCATCCCCGATAAGGCCCTGCTGGTATTCGATATCCGCGCGGATACGAACGATACCATGTCACAGATCATGGAAAAGCTGAAGATTGCCGCGGAGCACGCCGCCGCCTCGGTGGGCGCGACGGCGGAGATCAGCGATGAGGTGATCTGCTACTCCGCCAGCTATGACCCTGTGCTCTGCGACGAGGTGAAATCCGTCCTGTGCGATGTGCTTGGCGAGGAACAGGTGCGGGATGCCTGTCCGGCCACCACCTCCGAGGATTTCCATAATTACAGCAATCAGATGGGGGCTAAAGCTGCCTATATCAGCCTGGGCGCCTCCTTTACTCCGTTTTTACATGCCAACCATTCCTTCTTCAATCATGATGCGCTCCTCAGCGGCGCTAAGATATGGATCGGTGTTGCACACAAGCGTCTTGGATAGTCAACGGTACGTTTGGTTCGATGCACAGGCAGTGATGCCCGCCGGTTCAACGTTCTTGAAACGCCGCTCGCCGCCTGTGTTGAGATAGAGAGATGGCAAATAGAAAGGGAGGGTGTATCTTATGGAAAAGGAAAACAAAAACAAGCAGAAGCCGGGATTTTACGCATTGTGTTTCAAGGAGTTCAAGTTCTGTGCAATTGCCGCAAGCGTCTACATTCTGCTGAGCTGCCTCATCTGCTGGATCCTTGGCTACAGCCAGGGCGGCGAGGTGGCATTCATCGCTGGGTTCCCCGCATGGGCGGTCTTTGGCGTGTTCATTCCATGGATCTTAATGGTGATCCTTACTGCCATCTATGGCTTTAAGGTCATGAAAGGGGATGTGGAATAATGAAGATCGAAGTTGCTCCGATTACAAAGATATTGTTCTTTGCCTATTTTGCAGTACTGATTTTAATTTCCGTCTATGCGTACTATAAACGGAAAAACAGCAAGAACTTCCAGAACGAATACTATGTTGCCGGCCGATCCTTTGGCCCCTGGGTGGTTGCGTTCCTCTGGGCCACCTCCTGGACCAGCGGCGGTACGTTCATCGGCACGCCGTCTGTGTACTATTCCTATGGCTGGTGCACCATCCTTTGGCAGGCCGGCGCAGCAATCCTGGGTATTTGCGGCATGCTGATGATCGGCAGACGCATTTCCCGCTTTGCCTCCGACAACGGCTGCGTGACGCTGCCCGACCTCTTTGCAGAGCGGTTTGGCAGCCGGTGGATGGGAATCATCGCCGCCTGCTCCATCATTGTGTTCGGCGTTGCGTACATGGTCTCCCAGTATACCGCCGCCGCCCGGATCATCGAGACCTTCTTCGGGTTTGACTACACCATGGCGATCCTCCTCTTTGCAGTGGTAACCGCAATCTACACCGTCGTCGGGGGCATCCGCGGCGTTGCGTACAACGCGCTGGTACAGGGCATCATCATGCTGGGCGGTTCGGTCCTGATCTGCGGCATCATGATCAGCAAGGCCGGCGGTATTTCGGCCATTACCTCTGCCCAGATGGCTTTGGATCCGGCCCTGCTGACACCTCCGGGACCCAACAACTACCTGCCTTTGGCAACAGGCTTCTCCACCTTCTTTACCTTGGGCGTGGCCGTGATGGCGCAGCCCCATGTGGTGACGAGAATCTTCACTGTGAAAGATACAAAGTCCCTCAAGCGTGCCGGCGCCCTCATCAGCATCATCTGCATGGTGTGGTTCTTCTCCCTGTTTTTCAGCGCCCAGGCCGCCCGTGCCCTGATCCCCTCCCTGGAAGTGCCGGATCAGATTTTCCCGACCATCGTCCTCACATACTGCGGTAAGTACTTGGCCGGTATTTTGATGTGCGCGCCCTTTGCCGCGGTGATGTCCACCGTCTCAGGGCTCATCCTCACCGTGTCCAGCGCCATCATCAAGGACATCTATCAGCGCAGCTCCACCAAGACCCTCAGTGACAAGAGCCTGAAGGCCACCACCTACATCGTTACGCTGGTCATCGCCATGGTCGTCATGGTCCTGTCCCTCAATCCGCCTGCCTTCCTGCAGGATATCGTCATGTTCGCCGTCAACGGCTACGCGGCATCCTTCACCATGCCCATTATCTTTGGTTTCTTCTGGAAGAGGACAACCTCCGCCGCGGCCACTGCCGGTATGATTTCCGGCTTCCTCACCCTGATCGGCCTCTATGCGCTGCCGATCACCACCAACCTGCTGGGCTTTAACCCCCTGATTTGGGGTATGCTGGTTTCCGCAATCGTCATCGTCGTGGTCAGCAAGAGCACGAAGGTGACCAATCCTGAATTGGTGGAGGCAATTTTCAGATAAAATTGCCGATCACCGTCAGAGAGGGGGACTCTATGGCAAATCACATTTGTACCACCGACCGGATTACAAGCATCATCGGCGAAGGCGTTGGAAAAGAGGTCTGTGTCTCCGATGGAGACCTGCTTGTTGTCGAAACAGCTCCTGGCTGCTGGGGCCCCATGATCACGCCCAGCGTTTCGGGCGGCCATGAGATCACGGGACCGGTCTGGGTCAAGGACGCCGAGCCCGGCGACGCGGTGGCCCTTACGATCGAACAGGTCGAAGTGCTTTCTTCCGCGACCTCCTCCGGCACCGGACGCGTAAACCCGGGCTTTTTCGACAAGGACCCATCCGTCAAGGCAATCTGTCCCTTCTGCCACATCAACAATCCGGAGACGGAGCTGAGAGGCACGGGAGAGGAGGCCGTCCGCTGCAAAAAATGCGGCAGCCCCATCCTGCCCCAGACCTTTGAGAACGGATACACGGTTGTCTGCGACCATGAGAGCGGGCTGGCAGTGGTGGTGGACGGGGAAACGGCCCAACAGATCGCGCAGGATACCCTGGAGGGGAAGCTCTATCTGCCGAAGGGCGCAAAGCAGCATCTGGCCACGATCCTTGGACGGGCTGATTTTTCCGGCCTGGTGGTCCGTTCCCGCCCGATGGTGGGGAATATCGGCTGCTCGCCGTCGGGCCGGATCCCTGCCTCCAAAAACGCGGGGGACTGCTACCTCTCCGTCGGGAATACTGATCTCTTCGCGCCTGTGGGCAAGGAGCAGATCACCGATGCCCACATGGACATCAAGTCCGTGGGGGAGGGATGCGTCGTCATCAGCCCGGTGCTTGTGCCGGGTGCGGGCGTATACGTTGGGGATGTGCACCTGACCCAGGGCGACGGCGAGATTGCCGGCCATACGCTGGACATCTCTGCCCGGGTGAGCGTCCGCGTGGCGCTGATCAAGCACCTGAACATCGAAGGACCCATCTTGATCCCCTCCGTTTCCGAGCTGGACAGCCGGTTTGTCCCATTCTCCGATGAGGAGTATGACCGGGCGGACAAGCTGCTTGCCCGGTATGGGAAGCGCCTGCCGGTCCGCAATTACCCCATCCAGTTTATAGGCTCCGGGTCAAATATGAATGAGGGCATGGAAAATGCGTTTGACCGCGCCCAAAAGCTCACGGGCCTTCCCCGGGGAGAGCTGATGAACCGCGCCACGGTCGGCGGCGAAATCGGCATCGGAAGAACCAGCGGGCTGGTCTATCTCACCATGATGTTGGAGGAGAAGACGCTGGAAAAAATGGGACTCCTCAAATTGGTATTGGCGCAGTATAATAAACAGTAACCGGTCGTTCGATCTTTTGATTCGGGATACCGCGATCTCAGGAACCTGACGCGACCCATGGGGCTGATTAAGAAGTAGATATCTTTTTAATCAGCCCCTTATTTTTTGAAACCGATGAGCCTTGCACAAAATCTGACACAGGAGCAGCGTACAATGACAATTTCTTTATCAATTCCATTATGGATTCTATCGGCCTTCCCAATCGTCTTTCTGATTGGCGTCATGGTGGCACGCAATTGGCCGGCCTCCAAGGCTGCTCCGGTTACCCTGTGTATTACGATCGTATCGGCGGTCGTTTTTTTCCGGATGAACCTTCCGGCTGTTGCGGTCGAAAGCGGCAAAGGCATATGGAGCGCTGTCAGCATCCTCTTGGTGGTATGGCCTGCGTTGCTGCTCTATGAACTCTCCACCCAGGTCCAGGCGTTTCAGGTGCTGCGCAGGAGCCTGGACCGCTTTACCGCCCACAAGCTGATGCAGATTGTGCTCCTGGGCTGGATCTTTCCAAGCTTTTTGCAGGGGATCACCGGCTTTGGCGTTGCGGTGGCGGTTGGGGCCCCGCTGCTGGTCAGCATAGGCGTTGCTCCGCTGTGGTCTGTTGTCATTGTCCTTCTGTGCCATTCCTGGGGCGGGACGTTCGGCACGCTGGCGATTGCCTGGCAGGCGCTGCTGACCCAGGTAAATGTGTCAGAGGACACTGCGGCTATGGCCGCTTTGATTGCATGTATTTTGATCTGGCTGTACAATTTTGCGGCAGGGGTGCTGCTGGCCTGGTTCTATGGGAAATGGGCCGCTGTGAAAGAGGGCTTTCCCGTGATCCTTCTGATCAGTGTGATCCAGGGCGGCGGCCAGCTCCTCTTTTCCCAGATCAATTCCACCATTTCCTGCTTCCTTCCGGCCTGCATCTCAATGCTTGTGGCGGCAGCAGCCTGCAGGACGCCGAAATATCATCGCAAGTGGGAGCTGGAGAGCGGCATTATGACCTCCGCGCCTGAACAGAGCACGGATGGAAAAACCATCTCCTTTCTTCAGGCCCTGTTTCCCTATATCGTTTTGACGGTGCTGGCCATCGCCTGCCTGCTCATTCCACCCCTCAACCAGCTGCTGAAGCAGTGGCGGGTTGGCTTCCCCTTCCCGGCAAGCATCACAGGATACGGGTATGAGACGCCGGCGGAGGCTTGCTTCTCCCCCCTGACGCCGCTGACTTTCGCGGGCACGTTCCTCATGTTCTCGGTGGTCATCGGGTGCCTCTACTATGGAAAAATCGGCGTAATCACGGGAAAGAGCCTGGGACTGATCTGGAAACGTACCGTTCAGAAGGCCGCCTCGTCCTCAGTTGCCATTCTCTCCCTGCTTGTCCTGTCAAGGATCATGAGTTCCAGCGGGCAGATCTATGTGCTCTCCCGCGGAATCGCGCAGATCCTGGGCTCTGCCTATCTTTTTGTGGCGCCGCTGGTTGGAATGGTGGGAAGCTTTGTGACAAGCAGCAACATGTCTTCCAACATCCTCTTCGGCAGCTTTCAGACGCAGATGGCCGAGTTCATTGGACTGAACGCATCCCTGCTCATGGGGGCTCAGACGGCTGGCGGGGTGATCGGCACTGCCTTTGCCCCGGGGAATGTCATCCTGGGCACCTCCACCACGGGGCTTTCCGGACAGGAGGGGAAGATCATCCGGAAGGTGCTCCCGGTGGCGTTGGCCATGGCGTTGATCGACGGGCTGCTGATTCTTGTTTTCGGAAAATGCGGATTCCCATTTGGCACTCTGTAGGATAAGTGGTGCACACGTCCGGAAGGTATTTACCTTCCGGGCGTTTTCGCCTTCAGGTTCGGGGGAAACCCTATGCGCCTCCGGCCGCCGCGCTCACAATGTCCCCAGAAACCCAATCGGGTGGATGATGTGATCCCTCTGGGCGTCCAGGTCCAGCGCAGGGTCGATCAGCATAATGCCCCGGCGGATGCTGTTGTAGCCGTATTTTGTGCGGATGCGGTCTATGGTCCGTTCCAGCTCCATGTGATGCTGGGACCGGCTGTCTTCGGGGAAGAGGGAGAGCTGGGGCGCCTCATCCTCCAGCTCCAGGTCGCAGGCCCTGAGGGAAAGGCTGCGTACTGGACGCTCCGGGCGGTTCCGCCCGTAAAGGCGCAGCGCTTCCTGTACGATGTCCGTGCAGCTGTTTGTGGGCCGCGCCAGCTTTGACTGCCGCTCATAAAAGAAAAGGGCGTTGTCCCGGACGCCAAGCTGTACCGTGGCGCAGACGCTCCTCTGCGACCGGAGGCGGGCCGCCACGCTCTCTCCCAGAGCGTAGAGGGTGATCTTCACGTCATCGTCCGTGACCAGGTCGCGTGGCGCTGTGGTGCTGTTGCCGATGGTCTTGATGGGCGGCACGGAATAGTAGGGGGAGACGCTGGACTGGTCCTGGCCGTTGGCAAAGCGCCAAAGCATGACGCCCACTTTTCCAAAGGCCACCTGAAGGAGCTCCAACGGAGTGCGTGCCAGCTGGCCGATGGTGTGGATGCCGTATCGCGCCAGCTTTTTTGCGGTTGCGGGCCCGACATAGAGGAGATCACCGACGGGGAGCTCCCACACTTTTTTCTGATAATCAGTCCGATCGATGACTGTTGTGGCGTCGGGCTTTTTGAGGTCGCTGCCCAACTTGGCAAAGACCTTGTTGAAGCTGACCCCGACGGAGACGGTCAGCCCCAGCTCCCGGCGGATGCGGGAGCGGAGGTCGTCCGCGATCTGTTTCCCGCTGCCAAACAACGAGGCGCTTCCAGATACGTCCAGCCAGCACTCGTCCAGGCCGAAAGGCTCCACCTGATCCGTATAGGAGACATAGATCTCCCGCGCCAGGGCAGAATAGTGGAGGTAGCGGTCATAGTGGGCGGGGACAAAGACGGCCTCAGGGCATTTTTGCCGGGCCTGCCAAAGCGCTTCGCCGGTTCGGATGCCAAATCTTTTGGCAAGGTAATTCTTCGCCAGGACAATCCCGTGCCGCAGCTCCGCGTCGCCTGAGACCACCACGGGCCTGCTGCGCAGGGACGGATCATACAGGCACTCCACACTGGCGTAGAAATTATTCATATCTGAATGCAGGATGACCCGCTGCACGTCCTCACCACCAAACAAATGTTCTATCAATATTGTATGGTAAGAATGGGAGACGATCTACGAGTAAGTGCTGGGAAAACAGGGAGGAACTGGTCTTGCGTCAGGGAGAATTTGAGGGATGGTATTTTAAACAGCAGCAGTGCGGGGGGAGTGCGGTGGCCTTTATTCCCGCGCATTTTTGCGGCCGGGGTGGGGAGGAGTCGGCATCGCTTCAAATCATCACGCCGCAAAGGGCGGTCAGCGTCCCTGTTCCCGCCTCCGCGTTCCGGGTGCGGCGGCAGCCATTTTCCGTTCAATGTGGGGGTTGCCATTTTGGGTTGGATGGCTGTAAACTGGATTGTACAGCGGCCGGTCTCCCGCTGAAGGGGGAACTGCGGTATGAGAACCTGGCGCAGCCCAGGTGGGATATCATGGGCCCGTTCCGGTTTGTGCCGTTTATGCAGTGCCGGCACAGCTTGGTCAGCATGGCGCACCGGGTGACCGGGCAGCTTTCCTGGGGAGCGGACCGGCTGGATTTTGCAGAGGGCCAGGGGTATATCGAGGGAGATCGGGGCAGGTCGTTTCCCAGGCAGTATCTCTGGACCCACTGCGGCTGGGATGGAAACAGCGTGATGCTGTCCATTGCGGACATCCCGTTTGGCCCGTCCCGCTTTACCGGCTGCATAGGAGCGGTATATTTCAAGGGGAACGTGTATCGCTTTGCCACGTACCTTGGGGTGCGTCTGGAGCACGTGGACAGCAGAGGGGCCGTCATACGCCAGGGAGAGCTGTCTATGCAGGTGACGCTGGAACAGGGGGATGCCCTGGACTTGCAGGCGCCGACTCGGGGAAATATGGAGCGGATCATTCGGGAGAGCCTCACCTGCCGGGTTCATTATCAATTGCGAAGAGGGAGCGAACTGCTCTTCTCAATGGCCAGCGACCAGGCCAGCTTTGAATCAGAGTGGGAGGAATCGCATGTGCGGACGATATAGCCTTGCCCCGGAAGAGAGCCTTGAGATTGCAAAGATTGTGCAGCAGGTGCAGGACAAAATTAAGGTGGGAGAGATTTTCCCCACCAATGCAGTGCCTGTCTTAATGGAGGCGGGAGAAGAGCTGGCGCCCGAGGTGATGAGCTGGGGGTTTCCGCGGTTTCAGGGGAAGAGCGGCTCGATCATCAATGCCCGCAGCGAGACGGCGCTTGACCGACCCATGTTTCGAAAGTCGGTGCTGGAGCGGCGGTGCGTGATCCCTACCACCGGGTTTTATGAATGGGGGCCGGGAGCGGGGGGAAAGAAGCGGAAGTACCGCTTCAACCTGCCGGGAGAGCGTGCCCTCTATCTGGCCGGATTGTGGAACGAGTTTGCAGGGGAGCGCAAGTGCGTGATCCTGACCACGGCGGCCAATGCGTCGATGGAGGGCATCCACGATCGGATGCCGGTGATCCTGCGGCGGGAGGAGGCCGGGCCTTGGGCAAAAGAGATTATGTCCGCCACAGAGATCCTTCACCGGGTTCAGCCGCTGTTGGAATACCGGGAGGAGTAGGCCGGATGGACGCTGCCCAGCCGATCAGAAGCTTCAAATGGCACTTCCTTCTGAGTGATCAAAGACGGCTTTCTGCAGTTAAGTGAGTTCGGGTGATAAGATAAAAAATAGGTGAGCCCTATATGGACTCACCTTTGGTTAGAATGCAGTTATAGTGTGAAGTGTGCCTGTTCTTTTTTCATTGAAGTAAAACCACCTAAGGCCTTTTGATGCACCGCGCAATACGTGTTGGCGAGAGGTCTTGTATCTGTCACTTTTTATTGAATGGAACAATTATATTTGTTATAATAACACAGAAGCAAATTAAAATTAACCGAGATAATATAATTTTATGCAAAATGGAAGATAGAAAATGAAAAAAAGAACAATAAACGAAAGTATCATAAAAAACGCCCTTGATGTGATCTTTGAGCAGAACGACGCTGTTTCTGCAATTCATACTGTTCTTGAAATGATAGGCAAGCATTTCAGAGCTGACCGTGCATACATTTTTGAGGATAACATTGATCATCTTGGCAGCAGGAACACCTTCGAATGGTGTGCTGGGGGGGTCGCTCCACAGAAAGATGATTCTCAAAATGTAAGGTTCAAGGATATTTTAGGTTACCCGGTATCTGAACTATTCAAAGAAAATAGTGTCTGGTATAGATCGGATTTTTCAAAGATGGAGGATGGTCCGCTAAAGAGACTGCTTTTAAAGCGGAATATAAAAACAGCAATTCTCGTTGCGCTATTTGAATATGGCGATTTTGCAGGATTTATTGGTCTTGATTTTTATGATGCACCCAAAGAACTGGCAAGCGAGCAAATAGAACTTCTTCGGGTTATGGCAAAGATTATTTCTTATGCAATATCAGGAGCAAAATATACTGAGTTGAGAGGACTTGCGTCTTCATTGCAGGAAAAAAGCAGGGACCTAAAAGATCAGCTTTCCACAGAAAGAAAAGCATTTTTTGATGTCATGGGGAATAATGCCTTGTTTACTGTGCATTCCGACTTGACAGATGGGCTAATCATTGAAGATATTCTTGCGCCGGACGGAAGCAGCCTTCTTGCTGCCCTGGGGTTCAGTGTTCCTGCACCTTACGATGAGGAGGGGCGTGCTTTCATTGAGGCCAATCGGGTTGAGATGATTACTCCAAATGCCGCCCGCTGCTTTCAGCACGAAGAGGCAATGAAGATATTTTATGAAGGAATAGGTTCCGCTCCATATGACATTTATATTGGTTCTACCAATATGTATGTTCGTATGAATGTTATTTTTTATAAAAACCAGGATAACGGGCATATCATGTGCTACTGCATGTGTACGGATATCAGCGAACAGTATATAGAAATTCAACAGCTTAAAAAATTGGAAGTAATCAATGAACAATTGAAGTATGAATCAACGCATGACGGAAACACAGGGTTACTGAATAAGTCAGCTGCCAAAGATCAAATGGAAAGCTGCATTAATGGCAAGGACGGCAAAACAGTGGCATTGATTCTGATAGATATTGATAACTTCAAATCGATCAACGATCATTTTGGCCATACTGTTGGAGATAAAGCGATTCTCAATGTTGCCGAAATAATGAGAAGCCGCTTTCGGCAAACAGATCTGTTAAGCCGTTTTGGCGGAGACGAATTTGCCGTTTTCATAAAAGATGTCTCAAAGACTTCCTGGCTCATGGATAGGATTGAGGACTTCTTGTCCCATGTGACCGACCTGACGATAGAAAATAATCTGACCATTCCCTTGACCTGTAGTGCTGGGATAGCCATTGCCCAAAATGGTGAAACGGATTTCAATACACTTTATCGTCACGCAGACACAGCACTGTACTTCTCAAAGAATAATGGAAAAAACAAATATTATGTGTATTCAGAGGGAATGTCGTTTGAGAATATGCCCCATTAAAAAATCAACCGGCACACGACTATCCCAAATTGCAAAGTGGCGGCTAAACAAAGCCGCTGCTTTTTTCTTAGGAAATGACAGGATGGATCCCAGTCTGCCAATGATAGGTTCTTGAATAAAATGTCGATAGACACAGATATAGCAAAAGACCGCCGACTTTCGTCGACGGTCTTTTAATGGTCGGAGTGCAATTATAGGACTTGGAGAAATCCAGTCATATCATTGGTTTCGATGCAATCGGCAAGCTGTATTCACTTTTTCAACTCATCTGCAAGATGCTGAAGTTCCTTTAAGCTTTCTATCATTTCTGATGGATTCTTTCCCTGGACCGACGACGTTAAAAGTGTTGTCAAAAATTGGCTTCCAATCTGATTAACCACTTCGTCCTTAGCGGTTTCTTTTTTTGCCTCCTGCTGAAGTCTGAAAAGTGCAATTTCTTTCTCAGTCTGTGCTTTTATTATTTCCAGTTCCTTTAATGTCTCGGCATTAACTCTTGCAATTTCTTTTGCGGTTTCTTCTCTTATCGATACAATTTCTTTTGCGGTTTC
Proteins encoded:
- a CDS encoding sodium/pantothenate symporter; amino-acid sequence: MKIEVAPITKILFFAYFAVLILISVYAYYKRKNSKNFQNEYYVAGRSFGPWVVAFLWATSWTSGGTFIGTPSVYYSYGWCTILWQAGAAILGICGMLMIGRRISRFASDNGCVTLPDLFAERFGSRWMGIIAACSIIVFGVAYMVSQYTAAARIIETFFGFDYTMAILLFAVVTAIYTVVGGIRGVAYNALVQGIIMLGGSVLICGIMISKAGGISAITSAQMALDPALLTPPGPNNYLPLATGFSTFFTLGVAVMAQPHVVTRIFTVKDTKSLKRAGALISIICMVWFFSLFFSAQAARALIPSLEVPDQIFPTIVLTYCGKYLAGILMCAPFAAVMSTVSGLILTVSSAIIKDIYQRSSTKTLSDKSLKATTYIVTLVIAMVVMVLSLNPPAFLQDIVMFAVNGYAASFTMPIIFGFFWKRTTSAAATAGMISGFLTLIGLYALPITTNLLGFNPLIWGMLVSAIVIVVVSKSTKVTNPELVEAIFR
- a CDS encoding amidohydrolase, whose protein sequence is MKDFIETTWTYFHEHPELGFEEFATTKHIVELLEGFGYAPKVFPAGTGAVAVLDSGCPGPVLGLRADIDCLAFTTDGKVEKYHACGHDGNITMLLAAAKQLKEDGIKRGKVYFIFQPAEETLKGSLSVIESGYISDMEEIVGMHLQPDQEEQYGHAAPRLLHKSYGRVEVTVHGRNAHASLPYLGINATEAGVQIVNAVNCIRCDARSPYSCKVTIFKADGSSHNTIPDKALLVFDIRADTNDTMSQIMEKLKIAAEHAAASVGATAEISDEVICYSASYDPVLCDEVKSVLCDVLGEEQVRDACPATTSEDFHNYSNQMGAKAAYISLGASFTPFLHANHSFFNHDALLSGAKIWIGVAHKRLG
- a CDS encoding L-lactate permease; translation: MTISLSIPLWILSAFPIVFLIGVMVARNWPASKAAPVTLCITIVSAVVFFRMNLPAVAVESGKGIWSAVSILLVVWPALLLYELSTQVQAFQVLRRSLDRFTAHKLMQIVLLGWIFPSFLQGITGFGVAVAVGAPLLVSIGVAPLWSVVIVLLCHSWGGTFGTLAIAWQALLTQVNVSEDTAAMAALIACILIWLYNFAAGVLLAWFYGKWAAVKEGFPVILLISVIQGGGQLLFSQINSTISCFLPACISMLVAAAACRTPKYHRKWELESGIMTSAPEQSTDGKTISFLQALFPYIVLTVLAIACLLIPPLNQLLKQWRVGFPFPASITGYGYETPAEACFSPLTPLTFAGTFLMFSVVIGCLYYGKIGVITGKSLGLIWKRTVQKAASSSVAILSLLVLSRIMSSSGQIYVLSRGIAQILGSAYLFVAPLVGMVGSFVTSSNMSSNILFGSFQTQMAEFIGLNASLLMGAQTAGGVIGTAFAPGNVILGTSTTGLSGQEGKIIRKVLPVALAMALIDGLLILVFGKCGFPFGTL
- a CDS encoding acetamidase/formamidase family protein, producing MANHICTTDRITSIIGEGVGKEVCVSDGDLLVVETAPGCWGPMITPSVSGGHEITGPVWVKDAEPGDAVALTIEQVEVLSSATSSGTGRVNPGFFDKDPSVKAICPFCHINNPETELRGTGEEAVRCKKCGSPILPQTFENGYTVVCDHESGLAVVVDGETAQQIAQDTLEGKLYLPKGAKQHLATILGRADFSGLVVRSRPMVGNIGCSPSGRIPASKNAGDCYLSVGNTDLFAPVGKEQITDAHMDIKSVGEGCVVISPVLVPGAGVYVGDVHLTQGDGEIAGHTLDISARVSVRVALIKHLNIEGPILIPSVSELDSRFVPFSDEEYDRADKLLARYGKRLPVRNYPIQFIGSGSNMNEGMENAFDRAQKLTGLPRGELMNRATVGGEIGIGRTSGLVYLTMMLEEKTLEKMGLLKLVLAQYNKQ
- a CDS encoding DUF997 family protein — its product is MEKENKNKQKPGFYALCFKEFKFCAIAASVYILLSCLICWILGYSQGGEVAFIAGFPAWAVFGVFIPWILMVILTAIYGFKVMKGDVE
- a CDS encoding Lrp/AsnC family transcriptional regulator; protein product: MFKGFKDLDEIDEKILDLLSENARMSYVDVGSAVGLSRVAAKARVQALESAGIIDKYVTVINLAKLENTVSLYLDLELEPQCVEEAIARLQQTPNITQIYLMTGGSKLHAHAVVSNDGELEHLITDVVYKLPGLVHVTCETILRRIKDVKGIRL
- a CDS encoding endonuclease/exonuclease/phosphatase family protein, which codes for MKRVLKWGLCLLLVLILAVAGYVIYAYAAYYRVEDGLELDVNRNQEARVEADTLYKIVSYNVGFGAYSADYSFFMDGGRESRARSKEAVEENIGGALEAVASQNPQFVLFQEVDIGSTRSYQADERAMIQERMAGYGGVFAQNYDSPYLFWPLNEPHGKSRSGMLTLSAYRIGESRRRSLPVEEGLWKFLDLDRCYSVSRLPVDNGRELVLINAHLSAYTKDGSIADAQLRQLAAQMLEEYQKGNYVICGGDFNKDLLGDSSAVFGVSGEEYSWAQPFPVDSVPEGFTLVAPLDEERPVASCRNADRPYDAATAYTLTVDGFLVSDNVSVEKGSVVDTGFAWSDHNPVYLDFRLNGET